The proteins below come from a single Kosakonia sp. SMBL-WEM22 genomic window:
- a CDS encoding MdtB/MuxB family multidrug efflux RND transporter permease subunit, giving the protein MQLLPPGRTGGPSRLFILRPVATTLLMVAILLAGIIGYRFLPVSALPEVDYPTIQVVTLYPGASPDVVTSAITAPLERQFGQMSGLKQMSSQSSGGASVVTLQFQLSLPLDVAEQEVQAAMNAANSLLPSDLPNPPVYNKVNPADPPIMTLAVTSSAMPMTRVEDMVETRVAQKISQVSGVGLVTLSGGQRPAVRVKLNAQAIAGLGLTSETVRTAISNANVNSAKGSLDGPTRAVTLSANDQMQSAEEYRKLIIAYQNGAPIRLGDIATVEQGAENSWLGAWANKQQAIVMNVQRQPGANIIDTADNIRALLPQLTESLPKSVSVKVLSDRTNNIRASVSDTQFELMLAIALVVMIIYLFLRNIPATIIPAVAVPLSLIGTFAAMVFLDFSINNLTLMALTIATGFVVDDAIVVIENISRYIEKGEKPLNAALKGAGEIGFTIISLTFSLIAVLIPLLFMGDIVGRLFREFAVTLAIAILISAVVSLTLTPMMCARMLSAESLRKQNRFSRASERFFERVIAGYGRLLSRVLNHPWLTLGVALGTLVLSVMLWIFIPKGFFPIQDNGIIQGTLQAPQSASFASMAERQRQVADIILRDPAVESLTAFVGVDGTNPSLNSARLQINLKPLDERDDRVQPVIERLQQAAGNVPGMSLYLQPTQDLTIDTTVSRTQYQFTLQANSLEALSTWVPQLVSKLQAMPQLADVSSDWQDKGLVAYVNVDRDSASRLGISMADVDNALYNAFGQRLISTIYTQANQYRVVLEHDTTQTPGLEGLDNIRLTSSEGGVVPLSSIAKIEQRYAPLSINHLDQFPSTTISFNVADGYSLGDAVDAVQESEKNLHFPTDIRTEFQGSTLAFQAALGSTIWLIVAAIAAMYIVLGVLYESFIHPITILSTLPTAGVGALLALMISGSELDVIAIIGIILLIGIVKKNAIMMIDFALAAEREAGMSPRDAIFQACLLRFRPILMTTLAALLGALPLMLSTGVGAELRRPLGIGMVGGLLVSQVLTLFTTPVIYLLFDRLALAVKKRFPQREEEA; this is encoded by the coding sequence ATGCAGCTGTTACCGCCGGGCCGGACGGGTGGCCCTTCGCGTCTGTTTATTTTGCGTCCGGTCGCTACCACGCTGCTAATGGTGGCGATCCTGCTGGCCGGGATCATCGGCTACCGCTTCCTGCCGGTTTCCGCCTTGCCGGAAGTCGACTACCCAACGATTCAGGTGGTGACGCTCTACCCTGGCGCCAGCCCGGATGTGGTGACCTCGGCGATTACCGCCCCGCTTGAGCGCCAGTTCGGCCAGATGTCGGGCTTAAAACAGATGTCCTCGCAGAGTTCCGGCGGCGCGTCGGTGGTTACCTTACAGTTCCAGCTGAGCCTGCCGCTGGATGTCGCCGAACAAGAGGTGCAGGCGGCGATGAACGCCGCCAATAGCCTGCTGCCTTCGGACTTACCGAATCCGCCGGTCTACAACAAAGTGAACCCGGCCGATCCGCCGATCATGACGCTGGCGGTCACCTCTTCCGCCATGCCGATGACGCGGGTAGAGGATATGGTGGAAACACGCGTGGCGCAGAAGATCTCCCAGGTCTCCGGCGTCGGGCTGGTGACGCTCTCCGGTGGCCAGCGTCCGGCGGTGCGCGTCAAACTCAACGCGCAGGCGATTGCCGGGCTGGGGTTAACCAGTGAAACCGTGCGCACCGCCATCAGCAATGCTAACGTCAACTCGGCAAAGGGTAGCCTCGATGGCCCAACCCGCGCGGTTACGCTCTCGGCGAATGACCAGATGCAGTCCGCCGAGGAGTACCGTAAGCTGATTATCGCTTACCAGAACGGCGCACCGATCCGCCTCGGCGATATTGCCACCGTGGAACAGGGAGCGGAGAACAGCTGGCTTGGCGCGTGGGCCAACAAGCAGCAGGCGATTGTGATGAATGTGCAGCGCCAGCCTGGCGCTAACATTATTGATACTGCCGATAATATCCGTGCCCTGCTGCCACAGCTGACTGAGAGCCTGCCAAAATCTGTCAGTGTGAAAGTGCTCTCCGATCGCACCAACAATATTCGCGCCTCGGTAAGTGACACGCAGTTTGAGCTGATGCTGGCGATTGCGCTGGTAGTGATGATTATCTACCTATTTTTACGCAATATTCCGGCGACAATCATTCCTGCCGTCGCCGTGCCGCTGTCGCTGATTGGCACCTTTGCGGCGATGGTGTTTCTCGATTTCTCTATCAATAACCTGACGCTGATGGCATTGACCATCGCCACCGGCTTTGTGGTCGATGATGCGATAGTGGTCATCGAAAACATCTCGCGCTATATCGAAAAGGGCGAAAAGCCGCTGAATGCGGCGCTGAAAGGCGCAGGCGAGATCGGCTTTACCATTATCTCGCTCACCTTCTCGCTGATTGCGGTGCTGATCCCGCTGCTGTTTATGGGCGACATCGTCGGGCGACTGTTTAGAGAATTTGCCGTTACGCTGGCGATTGCCATTCTGATCTCCGCGGTGGTGTCGTTGACCTTAACGCCGATGATGTGCGCGCGCATGCTGAGCGCGGAATCCCTGCGTAAGCAGAACCGCTTCTCCCGCGCCTCGGAGCGCTTCTTTGAGCGGGTGATTGCCGGGTATGGTCGCCTGCTAAGCCGGGTGCTTAACCACCCGTGGCTGACCCTTGGCGTTGCCCTCGGCACGCTGGTGCTGTCGGTAATGCTGTGGATCTTTATTCCGAAAGGCTTCTTCCCGATCCAGGATAACGGCATTATTCAGGGTACGCTGCAGGCACCGCAATCCGCCTCCTTTGCCAGCATGGCAGAGCGCCAGCGCCAGGTCGCAGATATTATCCTGCGCGATCCGGCCGTTGAGAGCCTCACCGCTTTTGTCGGCGTCGACGGCACTAACCCGTCCCTTAACAGCGCGCGGTTACAGATCAACCTCAAACCTCTTGATGAGCGCGACGATCGCGTTCAGCCGGTGATTGAGCGGTTGCAGCAGGCGGCGGGCAATGTGCCCGGTATGTCGCTCTATCTGCAACCGACGCAGGATCTGACCATTGATACCACCGTCAGCCGCACCCAGTACCAGTTCACCCTGCAGGCAAACTCCCTTGAGGCGCTCAGCACCTGGGTGCCGCAGCTGGTGAGTAAACTGCAGGCGATGCCGCAGCTGGCGGATGTCAGCAGCGACTGGCAGGACAAAGGGCTGGTGGCTTACGTCAACGTGGATCGCGACAGCGCCAGCCGCCTCGGTATCAGCATGGCGGATGTTGATAACGCGCTCTACAACGCTTTTGGTCAGCGCCTGATCTCCACCATCTATACCCAGGCGAATCAGTATCGGGTGGTGCTGGAGCATGATACCACGCAGACGCCGGGCCTCGAGGGACTGGATAATATTCGCCTGACCAGCAGCGAAGGCGGCGTGGTGCCGCTGTCATCGATTGCCAAAATCGAGCAGCGCTATGCGCCGTTAAGCATTAACCATCTCGATCAGTTCCCGTCGACCACCATCTCCTTTAACGTCGCCGACGGTTACTCGCTGGGCGATGCGGTTGACGCGGTGCAGGAGAGCGAAAAAAATCTGCACTTCCCGACCGATATCCGCACCGAATTCCAGGGCAGCACGCTGGCGTTCCAGGCGGCGCTCGGCAGCACCATCTGGCTGATTGTTGCGGCGATTGCCGCGATGTATATCGTGCTCGGCGTGCTGTATGAGAGCTTTATCCACCCGATAACCATCCTCTCGACGCTGCCAACGGCGGGTGTCGGCGCGTTGCTGGCGCTGATGATCTCCGGCAGCGAGCTGGATGTGATCGCCATTATCGGCATCATCCTGCTGATTGGCATTGTGAAGAAGAACGCCATCATGATGATCGACTTCGCTCTCGCCGCCGAGCGCGAAGCAGGCATGTCGCCGCGCGATGCTATCTTCCAGGCCTGCCTGCTGCGTTTTCGTCCGATCCTGATGACCACGCTGGCAGCACTGCTGGGCGCGCTGCCGCTGATGCTCAGCACCGGCGTTGGCGCAGAGCTGCGCCGCCCGCTGGGGATTGGCATGGTTGGTGGCCTGCTGGTGAGCCAGGTGCTGACGCTGTTTACCACGCCGGTGATCTATCTGCTCTTCGACCGCCTGGCGCTGGCGGTGAAAAAGCGTTTTCCGCAGCGTGAAGAGGAGGCGTAA
- the mdtC gene encoding multidrug efflux RND transporter permease subunit MdtC, producing MKFFALFIYRPVATILISLAITLCGILGFRLLPVAPLPQVDFPVIMVSASLPGASPETMASSVATPLERSLGRIAGVSEMTSSSSLGSTRIILEFNFDRDINGAARDVQAAINAAQSLLPSGMPSRPTYRKANPSDAPIMILTLTSDTYSQGELYDFASTQLAQTLSQIDGVGDVDVGGSSLPAVRVALNPQALFNQGVSLDAVRTAISSANVRKPQGALEDGAHRWQVQTNDELKTAAEYAPLIIHHKNGAAVRLSDVATITDSVQNVRNAGMTNAKPAILLMVRKLPEANIIQTVDSIRARLPELQQTIPAAIDLQIAQDRSPTIRASLAEVEQTLVISVALVILVVFLFLRSGRATFIPAVAVPVSLIGTFAAMYLCGFSLNNLSLMALTIATGFVVDDAIVVLENISRHLEAGMKPLQAALQGTREVGFTVLSMSLSLVAVFLPLLLMAGLPGRLLREFAVTLSVAIGISLLISLTLTPMMCGWLLKTHKPRSRTRERGVGRLLTRIQQQYARSLKWVLNHARLVGVVLLGTIALNIWLYISIPKTFFPEQDTGVLMGGIQADQSISFQAMRGKLQDFMQIIREDPAVDNVTGFTGGSRVNSGMMFITLKSREERQATAQQVIDRLRGKLAKEPGASLFLMAVQDIRVGGRQANASYQFALLSDSLSDLREWEPKIRKALAALPELADVNSDQQDNGAEMNLIYDRETMTRLGISVQAANSLLNNAFGQRQISTIYQPLNQYKVVMEVDPRYTQDVSALDKMYIINDAGASIPLAYFAHWQPANAPLSVNHQGLSAASTIAFNLPAGVSLSQASEAIDRTMTQLGVPSSVRGSFAGTAQVFQETMNSQVILILAAIATVYIVLGILYESYVHPLTILSTLPSAGVGALLALELFGAPFSLIALIGIMLLIGIVKKNAIMMVDFALEAQRQGQLSAEEAIFQACLLRFRPIMMTTLAALFGALPLVISSGDGSELRQPLGITIVGGLVMSQLLTLYTTPVVYLFFDRLRARFSRKVREPVSE from the coding sequence GTGAAGTTTTTCGCCCTCTTCATTTACCGCCCGGTGGCGACGATCCTGATTTCACTCGCCATTACGCTGTGCGGCATTCTTGGCTTCCGGCTGCTGCCGGTCGCCCCACTCCCGCAGGTCGATTTCCCGGTGATCATGGTCAGCGCCTCGCTACCCGGTGCCTCACCGGAAACCATGGCCTCCTCTGTCGCCACGCCGCTTGAACGTTCGCTGGGGCGCATTGCCGGGGTGAGCGAGATGACCTCCTCCAGCTCGCTTGGCAGCACGCGCATTATTCTTGAGTTCAATTTCGACCGTGATATTAACGGCGCAGCGCGCGATGTGCAGGCGGCAATCAACGCCGCGCAGAGCCTGCTGCCGAGCGGCATGCCGAGCCGCCCGACCTATCGCAAAGCGAACCCTTCTGATGCGCCGATCATGATCCTCACCCTCACCTCGGATACTTACTCCCAGGGTGAGCTGTATGACTTCGCCTCGACGCAGCTGGCGCAAACCCTATCGCAAATCGACGGCGTCGGTGATGTTGATGTCGGCGGTAGCTCCCTGCCCGCTGTGCGTGTCGCTCTTAACCCGCAGGCGCTGTTTAATCAGGGTGTGTCGCTTGATGCAGTGCGCACGGCCATCAGTAGCGCCAACGTGCGCAAACCGCAGGGCGCGCTGGAGGATGGCGCTCATCGCTGGCAGGTGCAAACTAATGATGAGTTAAAAACCGCGGCGGAGTATGCCCCGCTGATTATTCATCATAAGAACGGTGCCGCGGTGCGCTTAAGCGATGTCGCCACGATCACCGACTCGGTGCAGAATGTGCGCAACGCCGGGATGACCAACGCCAAACCGGCGATTTTGCTGATGGTTCGCAAGCTGCCGGAAGCTAATATTATCCAGACGGTGGACAGCATTCGCGCCCGCCTGCCGGAGCTACAACAGACCATTCCTGCCGCTATCGATCTGCAAATCGCTCAGGATCGCTCGCCGACTATCCGCGCCTCGCTGGCGGAGGTGGAGCAGACGCTGGTGATCTCTGTCGCGCTGGTGATCCTGGTGGTGTTCCTCTTCCTGCGTTCAGGTCGGGCGACCTTTATTCCGGCGGTGGCCGTACCGGTATCGTTAATTGGCACCTTTGCTGCCATGTATCTGTGCGGCTTTAGCCTTAACAACCTGTCGCTAATGGCGCTGACCATCGCCACCGGCTTTGTGGTCGATGACGCGATTGTGGTGCTGGAGAATATCTCCCGCCATCTCGAAGCGGGGATGAAACCGCTTCAGGCGGCGCTGCAAGGGACGCGGGAAGTGGGCTTTACGGTGCTCTCCATGAGTCTATCGCTGGTGGCGGTATTCCTGCCGCTACTGCTGATGGCAGGGCTGCCGGGGCGATTGCTGCGCGAGTTTGCCGTTACCCTCTCGGTGGCAATTGGCATTTCGCTGCTAATCTCGCTGACGCTGACGCCGATGATGTGCGGCTGGTTGCTCAAAACCCATAAACCGCGTAGCCGCACACGGGAGAGAGGCGTTGGTCGCCTGCTGACTCGCATCCAGCAGCAGTATGCCCGCTCGCTGAAGTGGGTGCTTAACCACGCCCGGCTGGTTGGTGTGGTACTACTCGGCACCATCGCGCTCAATATCTGGCTCTATATCTCGATCCCAAAAACCTTCTTCCCGGAGCAGGATACCGGCGTGCTGATGGGCGGTATTCAGGCGGATCAAAGCATTTCCTTCCAGGCGATGCGCGGCAAGTTACAGGACTTTATGCAGATTATCCGTGAGGATCCGGCGGTGGATAACGTTACCGGTTTTACCGGCGGCTCGCGGGTCAACAGCGGGATGATGTTTATCACCCTCAAATCGCGCGAGGAGCGCCAGGCCACAGCGCAGCAGGTGATTGATCGCCTGCGCGGCAAGCTGGCAAAAGAGCCAGGCGCAAGCCTCTTTTTGATGGCAGTGCAGGATATTCGCGTCGGCGGCCGTCAGGCCAATGCCAGCTACCAGTTTGCGCTGCTGTCCGATTCCTTAAGCGACCTGCGCGAGTGGGAGCCAAAGATCCGTAAAGCGCTGGCGGCGCTGCCGGAGCTGGCGGATGTCAACTCGGATCAGCAAGATAACGGCGCAGAGATGAACCTGATTTACGACCGCGAAACCATGACCCGCCTTGGTATCAGCGTGCAGGCGGCAAATAGCTTGCTGAATAACGCTTTTGGCCAGCGGCAGATCTCCACTATCTACCAGCCGCTTAACCAGTACAAAGTGGTGATGGAGGTTGACCCGCGCTACACCCAGGATGTCAGCGCGCTGGATAAGATGTACATCATCAACGATGCAGGCGCGTCGATTCCCCTCGCCTATTTTGCCCACTGGCAGCCGGCGAATGCGCCGCTGTCGGTAAACCACCAGGGGTTATCTGCGGCTTCAACCATTGCCTTTAACCTGCCAGCGGGCGTCTCGCTCTCGCAGGCCAGCGAGGCGATTGACCGCACCATGACCCAGCTTGGCGTACCGAGTAGCGTGCGCGGCAGCTTTGCCGGCACCGCGCAGGTCTTCCAGGAGACGATGAACTCGCAGGTGATCCTGATCCTCGCCGCCATCGCCACGGTCTATATTGTGCTCGGCATTCTCTATGAGAGCTATGTCCACCCGCTGACCATTCTCTCGACCCTGCCGTCGGCGGGCGTTGGCGCACTGCTGGCGCTGGAGCTGTTTGGCGCGCCGTTTAGCCTGATTGCGCTGATTGGTATTATGCTGCTTATCGGGATAGTGAAGAAAAACGCCATTATGATGGTCGACTTCGCTCTCGAGGCGCAGCGCCAGGGGCAACTGAGCGCCGAAGAGGCGATTTTCCAGGCCTGCCTGCTGCGTTTTCGCCCAATTATGATGACCACCCTGGCGGCGCTGTTTGGTGCCCTGCCGCTGGTGATCTCCAGCGGTGATGGTTCGGAGCTGCGTCAGCCGCTCGGTATTACCATCGTTGGCGGGCTGGTGATGAGCCAGCTGCTGACGCTCTATACCACGCCGGTGGTCTACCTCTTCTTTGATCGTCTGCGCGCACGCTTTAGCCGCAAAGTGAGAGAGCCCGTAAGTGAATGA
- a CDS encoding MFS transporter produces MNELPKEIRWQLWIVAFGFFMQSLDTTIVNTALPSMAASLGESPLHMHMVVVSYVLTVAVMLPASGWLADRVGVRNIFCVAIVLFTAGSLFCALAATLDQLILARVLQGFGGAMMVPVGRLTVMKIVPRTHYMAAMTFVTLPGQVGPLLGPALGGMLVEYASWHWIFLINLPVGIIGAIATLSLMPNYTLQTRRFDFSGFVLLAGGMATLTLALDGSRGLGLSLWQLGGLVAVGAAAILFYLLHARSNDRALFNLRLFRTRSFSLGLAGSFAGRVGSGMLPFMTPVFLQIGLGFSPFHAGLMMIPMVLGSMGMKRIVVQVVNRFGYRRVLVASTIGLALVSLLFMATALLGWYYLLPVVLFCQGMINSMRFSSMNTLTLKDLPDELASGGNSMLSMVMQLSMSIGVSVAGLLLGLFGQQHLSADSGVAHEVFLYTYLTMAVIIALPAALFARVPNDASQNAVIARRNRRTS; encoded by the coding sequence ATGAATGAGTTACCGAAAGAGATCCGCTGGCAGTTATGGATAGTCGCCTTCGGCTTCTTTATGCAGTCGCTGGACACCACCATTGTTAACACCGCCCTCCCCTCAATGGCGGCAAGCCTTGGCGAAAGCCCGCTGCATATGCATATGGTGGTGGTCTCCTATGTGTTGACGGTAGCGGTGATGCTGCCCGCCAGCGGCTGGCTGGCGGATCGGGTTGGCGTGCGCAATATCTTCTGCGTGGCGATTGTGCTCTTTACCGCCGGCTCGCTCTTCTGCGCGCTGGCTGCCACGCTCGATCAACTGATCCTCGCGCGCGTGCTGCAAGGCTTTGGCGGCGCGATGATGGTGCCGGTCGGGCGCCTGACGGTGATGAAAATTGTGCCGCGCACCCACTATATGGCGGCGATGACCTTTGTGACGCTGCCAGGCCAGGTCGGCCCGCTGCTCGGCCCGGCGCTCGGCGGCATGCTGGTTGAGTACGCCTCCTGGCACTGGATCTTCCTGATTAACCTGCCGGTGGGCATTATTGGCGCGATTGCCACCTTAAGTCTGATGCCGAACTACACCCTGCAGACCCGCCGCTTCGATTTCTCCGGTTTTGTCCTGCTGGCGGGTGGCATGGCAACCCTGACGCTGGCCCTCGACGGCAGCCGCGGGCTTGGGCTTTCGCTCTGGCAACTGGGCGGGCTGGTGGCGGTTGGGGCAGCGGCGATCCTTTTCTACCTGCTGCATGCGAGGAGCAATGATCGGGCGCTTTTTAATTTGCGCCTGTTCCGCACCCGCAGCTTCTCACTCGGTCTTGCCGGGAGCTTCGCCGGGCGTGTCGGCAGCGGCATGCTGCCCTTTATGACGCCGGTCTTTTTGCAGATTGGCCTCGGCTTCTCGCCATTTCATGCCGGGCTGATGATGATCCCGATGGTGCTCGGGAGCATGGGGATGAAGCGTATTGTTGTGCAGGTGGTTAACCGCTTTGGCTATCGCCGCGTGCTGGTCGCCTCGACCATTGGCCTTGCGCTGGTGAGCCTGCTGTTTATGGCGACGGCGCTGCTCGGCTGGTATTACCTGCTGCCGGTGGTGCTCTTCTGCCAGGGGATGATCAACTCAATGCGCTTTTCGTCGATGAATACCCTAACGCTTAAAGATCTGCCCGATGAGCTGGCAAGCGGCGGCAACAGCATGCTGTCGATGGTTATGCAGCTCTCGATGAGTATTGGCGTCAGCGTCGCCGGTCTGCTGCTCGGCCTCTTCGGCCAGCAACATCTCTCGGCGGACAGCGGCGTAGCGCACGAAGTCTTTCTTTATACCTATCTGACGATGGCGGTGATTATTGCACTGCCGGCGGCCCTTTTCGCCCGCGTCCCGAATGACGCCAGCCAAAATGCGGTGATTGCCCGTCGCAACAGGAGAACATCATGA
- the baeS gene encoding two-component system sensor histidine kinase BaeS → MRFWRPGITAKLFLAILTTCILLLFATHWAVRISFEHDFMNYIKRGNDLRLQMLTDTLAEQYTQHGDWQFLRHNDRMIFQILRSFDRESEHDDGRPGPGGPDRGRGPAPDEDAGPPDRPDMPPHGWRTRFWVLDQQKRVLVGPHSPVPVDGSQREIKVNNATVGWVIASPVKKLTRNTDINFDRQQRRTSWVIVGLATLLAAIATFPLARGLLAPVKRLVDGTHKLASGDFSTRVKPGSQDEIGRLAQDFNQLASTLEKNQQMRRDFMADISHELRTPLAVLRGELEAIQDGVRQFTPDSVTSLQAEVATLTKLVDDLHQLSMSDEGALAYQKKSVDAVSLVEIAAGAFRERFASRNLTLSLELPESATVFGDPDRLMQLFNNLLENSLRYTDSGGRTLIQLIPRDNTLLLRFADSGPGVSDEQLQRLFERFYRTEGSRNRASGGSGLGLAICLNIVEAHGGAIHAAHSPFGGVSITVELPLEREKSRDV, encoded by the coding sequence ATGAGGTTCTGGCGGCCGGGGATCACGGCCAAACTCTTTCTCGCCATCCTTACCACCTGCATTCTGCTGCTGTTCGCCACCCACTGGGCGGTGCGCATCAGCTTCGAGCATGACTTTATGAATTACATCAAGCGCGGAAACGATCTGCGCTTGCAGATGCTGACGGATACCCTCGCCGAGCAGTATACCCAGCACGGCGACTGGCAGTTTCTGCGCCACAATGACCGGATGATTTTCCAGATCCTGCGCTCCTTTGACCGGGAGAGTGAGCATGATGACGGACGTCCTGGCCCTGGCGGCCCGGATCGCGGGCGCGGCCCTGCCCCTGATGAGGACGCTGGTCCGCCGGATCGCCCGGACATGCCCCCCCACGGCTGGCGCACCCGCTTCTGGGTGCTGGATCAGCAAAAGCGGGTGCTGGTCGGCCCGCACTCGCCGGTGCCGGTGGATGGTTCGCAGCGCGAGATCAAAGTGAATAACGCCACCGTCGGCTGGGTGATCGCCTCGCCGGTGAAAAAGCTGACGCGCAACACCGATATCAACTTTGACCGCCAGCAGCGGCGCACCAGCTGGGTGATTGTCGGTCTCGCCACGCTGCTGGCCGCCATCGCCACCTTCCCGCTGGCGCGCGGGCTGCTGGCTCCGGTTAAACGGCTGGTGGACGGCACGCATAAGCTCGCCTCGGGCGATTTTTCTACCCGCGTGAAACCGGGCAGTCAGGATGAGATTGGCAGGCTGGCGCAGGACTTCAACCAGCTCGCCAGCACGCTGGAGAAGAACCAGCAGATGCGCCGCGACTTTATGGCTGATATCTCCCATGAGCTGCGCACCCCGCTGGCGGTGCTGCGCGGCGAGCTGGAGGCGATTCAGGATGGTGTGCGGCAATTCACACCCGATTCGGTCACGTCGTTGCAGGCCGAAGTCGCAACGCTGACCAAGCTGGTGGACGATCTGCATCAGCTGTCGATGTCCGATGAGGGCGCGCTGGCTTATCAGAAAAAATCGGTGGATGCCGTCTCACTGGTGGAGATTGCCGCTGGCGCGTTTCGCGAGCGCTTCGCCAGCCGCAATCTGACGCTGTCGCTGGAGTTGCCCGAGAGCGCGACGGTGTTTGGCGATCCCGACCGCCTGATGCAGCTGTTTAATAACCTGCTGGAGAACAGCCTGCGCTACACCGACAGCGGCGGACGAACGCTTATCCAGCTAATCCCGCGTGATAATACGCTGCTGCTGCGCTTTGCCGACAGCGGGCCTGGGGTGAGCGATGAGCAGTTACAGCGCCTGTTTGAGCGTTTCTACCGCACGGAAGGATCGCGCAACCGCGCCAGCGGTGGCTCCGGGCTGGGGCTGGCTATCTGTCTGAATATTGTGGAGGCGCACGGTGGCGCTATCCATGCGGCGCACTCGCCATTTGGCGGGGTTAGCATTACAGTTGAACTTCCGCTTGAACGCGAAAAATCGAGAGATGTATGA
- the baeR gene encoding two-component system response regulator BaeR, with protein MTELPIDENTPRILIVEDEPKLGQLLIDYLRAASYAPSLINHGDQVLAYVRQTPPDLILLDLMLPGVDGLTLCREIRRFSNVPIIMVTAKIEEIDRLLGLEIGADDYICKPYSPREVVARVKTILRRCKPQRELQQLDAESPLIVDEGRFQASWHSKVLDLTPAEFRLLKTLSSEPGKVFSREQLLNHLYDDYRVVTDRTIDSHIKNMRRKLEALDEEQSFIRAVYGVGYRWEADACKLA; from the coding sequence ATGACCGAGTTACCCATTGATGAAAACACGCCGCGCATCCTGATCGTCGAAGATGAACCTAAGCTCGGACAGCTGCTGATCGACTACCTGCGCGCGGCAAGTTACGCGCCTTCGTTGATTAACCATGGCGATCAGGTGCTTGCTTACGTGCGCCAGACGCCGCCGGATCTGATCCTGCTCGATCTGATGCTGCCGGGCGTGGATGGCTTAACGCTGTGCCGCGAAATTCGCCGCTTCTCCAATGTGCCGATTATTATGGTGACGGCGAAAATCGAGGAGATCGACCGCCTGCTGGGGCTGGAGATCGGTGCCGATGATTACATCTGCAAACCCTATAGCCCACGTGAAGTGGTCGCACGGGTGAAGACCATTCTGCGCCGCTGCAAACCGCAGCGCGAATTGCAGCAACTTGACGCTGAAAGCCCGCTGATTGTCGACGAAGGGCGCTTCCAGGCGAGCTGGCACAGCAAGGTGCTTGATTTGACCCCGGCCGAGTTCCGCCTGCTGAAAACCCTCTCCAGCGAACCGGGTAAAGTGTTCTCGCGCGAACAATTACTCAATCATCTGTATGATGATTACCGCGTGGTGACCGACCGTACTATCGATAGTCATATCAAAAACATGCGTCGAAAACTGGAAGCGCTGGATGAGGAGCAATCCTTTATCCGCGCGGTGTACGGCGTGGGCTATCGCTGGGAGGCGGACGCCTGCAAACTGGCGTAA
- a CDS encoding tetratricopeptide repeat protein, with protein sequence MVRKYTYGALALMFAAFGCQAEITEAQIKADCAKISSYAKQGEKFYKAKNYPKAREAFEQQAAWQEQCDASDQNFQDVLQATAYNNVALTWIRQGEYRKAQAWLTIMPDDEKSKYNLSRIQDKLDALPKPTSPAGEYWQYSGRSDFQILKLTSLGHDTYKADWEGAYYGLMGLYSGPNIGEFSEKVTLKEGNGDIVISDLGTTCTISLALSPDGKKLAIKTDNPDNCAFGHNVSADGSYLRVN encoded by the coding sequence ATGGTGAGGAAATATACCTACGGCGCGCTGGCGCTGATGTTCGCGGCCTTCGGTTGCCAGGCAGAGATTACCGAAGCGCAAATTAAGGCTGACTGCGCCAAAATCAGCAGCTACGCCAAACAGGGCGAGAAATTTTACAAAGCGAAAAACTACCCGAAAGCGCGGGAGGCCTTTGAGCAGCAGGCCGCCTGGCAGGAGCAGTGCGATGCCAGCGATCAAAACTTTCAGGATGTGCTACAGGCTACCGCCTACAACAACGTGGCGCTGACCTGGATTCGCCAGGGTGAGTACCGCAAAGCGCAGGCGTGGCTGACCATCATGCCGGATGATGAGAAGTCGAAATATAATCTGTCGCGCATTCAGGACAAACTGGACGCGCTGCCGAAGCCGACTTCTCCTGCCGGCGAGTACTGGCAATACTCCGGGCGCAGTGACTTCCAGATCCTGAAGCTGACATCGCTGGGCCATGACACCTACAAAGCCGACTGGGAGGGTGCGTATTACGGTCTGATGGGGCTCTACTCCGGGCCGAACATTGGCGAGTTCAGTGAAAAAGTGACGCTCAAAGAGGGTAACGGCGATATCGTCATTTCGGATTTAGGCACAACCTGTACGATTTCGCTGGCGCTCTCACCCGATGGAAAAAAACTCGCCATCAAAACCGATAACCCCGATAACTGCGCGTTTGGTCACAACGTCAGCGCCGACGGCAGCTATCTGCGCGTCAACTGA